One genomic segment of Arachis duranensis cultivar V14167 chromosome 4, aradu.V14167.gnm2.J7QH, whole genome shotgun sequence includes these proteins:
- the LOC107482930 gene encoding cysteine proteinase inhibitor 1, translating into MAITRPHHVIILSVLLFSSISAFAALVGGWTPIKDLQNNHHVAEIADYAVSEYDRRSGAKLKLVKVVRGESQVVAGTNYRLVLKATDGSKTQDYQAVVWEKPWEHFKNLTSFTLLH; encoded by the coding sequence ATGGCGATCACGAGGCCTCACCACGTCATCATCCTCTCCGTATTACTCTTCTCTTCGATCTCAGCCTTCGCTGCTCTAGTCGGAGGCTGGACGCCAATCAAGGACCTCCAGAACAACCACCATGTGGCTGAGATTGCAGATTACGCAGTCTCGGAGTACGACAGGCGTTCCGGTGCGAAACTGAAGCTGGTGAAGGTTGTTAGGGGAGAGAGTCAGGTTGTTGCTGGAACAAATTACCGTCTTGTCCTCAAGGCAACTGACGGATCCAAGACTCAAGACTATCAGGCTGTGGTGTGGGAGAAGCCATGGGAACATTTCAAGAATCTCACTTCCTTCACTCTTCTTCATTAA
- the LOC107482932 gene encoding tonoplast dicarboxylate transporter has translation MSGEQTGSMEEQQKGMKAPLLPVQDSASHSSNQQVMTLKSFLTLKNLYIILGPLLSLLICLLVKLKDAPASSVKMLAVIAWVFAWWVTEAVPLPVTSLCPLFLFPLFGIGSADSVAHSYMDDVITLVLGSFILALAVERYNVHRRLALNVTLLFCGDPLNPAMLLMGLCATTFFVSMWLHNVAAAVMMMPVATGILQRLPPPSEQSEAVNKFSRAVVLTVVYATPIGGISTLTGTGVNLILIGMWKSLVPGAKPISFSTWFFYGFPVAAVLLIAFWCIMCSLYVQKGSARALSAYLEKAHLRRDLEALGPMSFAEKMVLSVFGLLILLWMTRNITDDIPGWGSLFNNLVGDGSVSVLVAVLLFIIPNMKQEGEKLMSWNECKKLPWNLILLLGAGFALADGVQSSGLADVFSRAIDFLEDAPFWAIAPAVSLISSIITEFITSNDATATLIVPLLYHIARTMHVHPLLLMVPGAIATEFAFWLPTSTPSNVVGFATGHIEIKDMLKLGVPLKVAGIVVLSILMPTLGSVVFGTNDGTQWVTQAKAPIRT, from the exons TTCAGCATCACACAGCAGCAACCAGCAAGTGATGACCCTGAAATCATTTCTAACACTGAAGAACTTGTACATAATCCTAGGACCCTTGCTATCCCTGCTGATATGCTTGTTGGTAAAGCTGAAGGATGCTCCGGCAAGTAGCGTGAAGATGCTGGCGGTGATTGCATGGGTATTCGCGTGGTGGGTGACGGAGGCGGTGCCGCTGCCGGTGACTTCGTTGTGCCCCCTGTTCCTGTTCCCTCTCTTTGGAATCGGTTCTGCGGATAGTGTTGCTCACTCTTACATGGACGATGTAATCACCCTTGTTTTGGGTAGTTTCATTCTTGCTCTCGCTGTTGAACGATACAACGTTCATAGAAGATTGGCTTTGAAT GTAACGCTGTTGTTTTGTGGCGACCCGCTAAACCCAGCAATGCTACTCATGGGTCTGTGCGCCACCACATTCTTTGTAAGCATGTGGCTCCACAACGTGGCGGCGGCGGTCATGATGATGCCCGTGGCCACGGGTATCCTGCAGCGGCTACCACCGCCCAGCGAGCAGTCGGAGGCGGTCAACAAGTTTAGCAGGGCAGTTGTGTTGACTGTGGTGTACGCTACACCCATCGGAGGGATAAGCACGCTAACGGGCACGGGAGTCAACCTTATTCTGATTGGGATGTGGAAGAGCCTTGTGCCTGGTGCCAAGCCCATTAGCTTCAGCACCTGGTTCTTCTATGGCTTCCCTGTCGCTGCTGTCTTGCTCATTGCCTTCTGGTGCATCATGTGCTCCCTCTATGTTCAAAAGGGCTCGGCCCGGGCCTTGTCTGCTTACTTGGAAAAAGCCCACTTGAGGAGGGACCTTGAAGCTCTAG GTCCAATGTCTTTTGCTGAGAAGATGGTCCTGTCTGTTTTTGGG CTGCTGATCTTACTATGGATGACTAGAAATATCACAGATGATATTCCTGGATGGGGATCTTTATTCAATAACCTTGTTGGTGACGGAAGTGTTAGT GTTTTGGTAGCTGTGTTATTGTTCATAATCCCAAACATGAAGCAAGAAGGGGAGAAGCTAATGAGCtggaatgaatgcaagaagttacCATGGAACCTAATATTACTGCTAGGAGCTGGTTTTGCCTTAGCAGATGGAGTGCAATCTAGTGGGCTAGCAGATGTGTTTTCAAGAGCCATAGATTTCTTGGAAgatgcaccattctgggcaatTGCACCTGCTGTTAGTCTAATTAGTAGCATAATCACTGAGTTCATAACTTCCAATGATGCCACTGCCACACTTATTGTGCCACTATTGTACCACATTGCTAGGACTATGCATGTGCACCCTCTTCTTCTCATGGTTCCCGGAGCAATTGCAACCGAATTTGCCTTCTGGCTTCCAACTTCCACACCTTCAAATGTTGTTGGATTTGCCACTGGTCACATTGAAATTAAGGACATGCTTAAGCTCGGTGTCCCTCTTAAGGTTGCCGGGATTGTCGTCCTGTCCATTCTCATGCCCACACTAG GGAGTGTTGTTTTTGGAACAAATGATGGAACTCAATGGGTGACACAGGCAAAAGCTCCTATACGGACGTAa
- the LOC107482828 gene encoding protein FAR1-RELATED SEQUENCE 5-like has product MLEVGSLHVADEFLGEYEDVATLDVDDIKWMRWDSVDAAYEFYRRLGMCHGFGVRKGDSGKDCRGNLIRYRFFCNKEGLRDGRHNDRVDRRRAHKPETRTNCEAKLSIYFDKTERCWKVRIVATEHNHDLTPASMVHLIANHREMTDAAKAQIDGLHASGIATSKIVGYMAGMAGGYSLLGFLKKDVYNYVDKTRRANISDGDANAAVVYLEGKAGSDPMSVARYSITKDARLANLIWADGASRVDYQHFGDVLALDSTYKKNKYKKPLVIFSGSNNHKKTTIFGFGLLFDESVSSYKWMLENLLEVMCRKKPSAVVTDGDKAIIKAV; this is encoded by the coding sequence ATGCTagaagttgggtcgttacatgTTGCAGACGAGTTTTTGGGTGAATATGAAGATGTCGCGACATTAGATGTGGATGACATAAAGTGGATGCGGTGGGATAGTGTTGACGCTGCTTATGAGTTTTACAGGAGGCTGGGAATGTGTCATGGATTCGGCGTCAGGAAGGGTGATTCAGGCAAAGACTGTAGAGGAAATCTGATTAGATATAGGTTTTTTTGTAACAAGGAAGGGTTGAGGGATGGGAGACACAACGACCGAGTTGATAGACGGAGGGCACACAAACCTGAGACACGAACCAATTGTGAGGCTAAGCTCTCCATATACTTTGATAAGACTGAGCGTTGTTGGAAGGTGCGAATAGTTGCGACAGAACATAATCACGACTTGACGCCCGCATCAATGGTCCATCTGATAGCCAACCATCGTGAAATGACCGATGCAGCAAAGGCTCAAATTGATGGGTTGCATGCTAGTGGCATTGCGACATCAAAGATTGTTGGATACATGGCCGGAATGGCTGGTGGGTACTCGTTGTTGGGTTTCTTGAAGAAGGATGTGTACAACTACGTCGACAAAACCCGGCGCGCTAACATATCGGATGGCGATGCGAATGCGGCTGTTGTTTATCTGGAGGGAAAGGCTGGTTCGGATCCTATGTCGGTTGCTAGATATAGTATAACAAAAGACGCAAGGCTGGCAAATTTAATTTGGGCCGATGGAGCTAGCAGAGTTGATTATCAACATTTTGGAGATGTGCTGGCCCTCGACTCGACATATAAGAAAAACAAGTACAAAAAACCTCTCGTGATTTTTTCAGGGTCTAACAACCACAAGAAAACCACGATTTTTGGGTTTGGTCTATTATTTGACGAGAGTGTCAGTTCTTACAAGTGGATGTTAGAAAATCTGCTGGAGGTGATGTGCAGGAAGAAACCGTCTGCGGTTGTGACTGACGGGGATAAGGCGATCATAAAGGCAGTCTGA
- the LOC107482875 gene encoding cysteine proteinase inhibitor 1-like, producing MHSPTKNHKTQHKFKSLGYQKRLPAMRNNGYYLVFVLVSLLSTCLSSMAASLGGYWTALKDVNNYPHVTELAEFAVTEYNKQSEKNLKLVKLLKGDMQVVAGFNYRFVLEAKDESGSSNFEAVVWEKTWDHFKSLTSFTPLS from the coding sequence ATGCATAGCCCTACCAAAAACCACAAAACACAACACAAATTCAAATCTCTTGGCTACCAAAAACGGTTACCAGCCATGAGAAATAATGGCTACTACCTCGTCTTCGTCCTCGTTTCCCTCCTCTCTACTTGTCTCTCCAGCATGGCTGCTTCTCTTGGCGGCTACTGGACGGCCTTGAAAGACGTTAATAACTATCCACATGTAACTGAGCTTGCAGAATTTGCGGTGACAGAGTACAACAAGCAATCTGAGAAGAACCTCAAGCTGGTTAAACTTTTGAAGGGCGATATGCAGGTTGTTGCCGGATTCAACTACCGCTTCGTGTTGGAGGCCAAAGATGAATCTGGATCCAGTAATTTTGAGGCTGTTGTGTGGGAGAAGACATGGGATCATTTCAAGAGTCTCACTTCCTTCACACCTCTTTCTTAA